One Papaver somniferum cultivar HN1 chromosome 10, ASM357369v1, whole genome shotgun sequence genomic window carries:
- the LOC113316539 gene encoding uncharacterized protein LOC113316539, with the protein MSKAFDRLEWKFLLDVLKKFGFSHKFVQLISQCIATTNIEVMLNGSPTAAFKPTRGIRQGDPLSPYLFILAIESFSRYLAYCEKSGQLTGMKISRSAPKINHLLFADDCLLFCKANERQVQKLLQVIEQFSSFSGQLINFNKSAVYFSSNLEPEVCQSISGSL; encoded by the coding sequence ATGTCGAAGGCATTCGACAGGTTGGaatggaaattcttattagaTGTTCTCAAAAAATTTGGCTTCTCTCACAAGTTTGTTCAGCTTATTTCTCAATGCATCGCTACCACAAATATTGAAGTTATGCTGAATGGATCACCAACTGCAGCTTTTAAACCCACACGTGGTATTCGTcaaggtgatccattatcacctTATCTATTCATACTAGCAATAGAGTCTTTTTCTAGATATCTAGCATACTGTGAGAAATCTGGGCAATTGACAGGTATGAAAATTTCTCGATCTGCACCCAAGATTAACCACCTTTTATTCGCAGACGACTGTCTCTTATTTTGTAAAGCTAATGAGAGGCAAGTTCAGAAATTACTTCAAGTGATTGAACAGTTCTCTAGTTTTTCTGGGCAACTGATTAACTTCAATAAATCAGCTGTTTATTTTAGTTCTAATCTCGAACCTGAAGTCTGCCAATCTATCAGTGGAAGTTTGTGA
- the LOC113318999 gene encoding vacuolar protein sorting-associated protein 32 homolog 2-like → MFSRMFGKPKEETNALTTLDKLNETLEMLEKKENVLLRKAGQEVEKAKEYTRAKNKRAAIQCLKRKRLYEQQVEQLGNFQLRIHDQMIMLEGAKATTETVDALRSGAAAMKAMQKATNIDDVDKTMDEINEQTENMKQIQEALSMPIGAAADFDEDELEAELEELEGAELEAQLLEPATQTPAAPVYVPAGRQPTRPAPQKNKAEEDELAALEAEMAL, encoded by the exons ATGTTTTCCAGGATGTTTGGTAAACCTAAAGAGGAAACGAATGCCTTAACAACGTTAGATAAATTGAATGAG ACACTTGAGATGTTAGAGAAAAAAGAGAATGTCCTTTTAAGAAAGGCTGGGCAAGAGGTCGAGAAGGCCAAGGAATACACGAGAGCTAAGAACAAAAGAG ctGCAATACAATGTTTGAAGAGGAAGAGATTGTACGAGCAGCAAGTTGAACAACTTGGAAATTTCCAATTGCGAATTCATGATCAG ATGATTATGTTGGAAGGAGCAAAAGCTACAACAGAGACTGTTGATGCGTTAAGAAGTGGAGCTGCTGCAATGAAGGCTATGCAAAAAGCAAC AAACATCGATGATGTAGACAAGACGATGGATGAGATTAATGAGCAAACTGAGAACATGAAGCAGATTCAGGAAGCGTTGTCAATGCCCATTGGAGCCGCTGCCGACTTTGATGAG GATGAGTTGGAAGCTGAACTTGAGGAGTTGGAAGGAGCAGAGTTGGAGGCACAACTTCTAGAACCTGCAACCCAAACTCCTGCAGCTCCAGTATATGTACCGGCAGGAAGGCAACCAACACGGCCTGCTCCTCAGAAGAACAAAGCTGAGGAAGATGAGTTGGCTGCACTAGAGGCAGAGATGGCTCTCTGA
- the LOC113319479 gene encoding transcription factor RAX2-like produces MGRAPCCDKANVKRGPWSPEEDATLINYLEKNGTGGNWISLPQKAGLKRCGKSCRLRWLNYLRPDIKHGGFTEEEDKIIFSLYKSLGSRWSVIASKLQGRTDNDVKNYWNTKLKKKFFGKPIHHNSNMATTSNSTQHIQLSSSSDHVNNSSYGFSNQNYSSTLPFVQVHGQDEGIVKTEQPIHHFPLPRLMEPSEFDYNIVSSSTTSHQQEVSGSGVVPLLPTSSTSSIGFSDNYMSYSGGNNNDLSATTTTVESYDDGFLMGFGLNYPYSSYDFLQDFSNNFHEKTSEEEVVASNSTNGSRTFYASFTSSVTN; encoded by the exons ATGGGAAGAGCACCTTGTTGTGACAAAGCTAATGTGAAAAGAGGTCCATGGTCACCCGAAGAAGATGCTACTCTCATAAACTATCTTGAAAAAAATGGCACCGGTGGAAATTGGATTTCTCTACCTCAAAAAGCAG GCCTAAAGAGGTGTGGCAAAAGTTGTCGTCTAAGATGGCTTAATTATCTTAGACCAGACATAAAACATGGAGggtttactgaagaagaagataaaatcatATTTTCTCTCTACAAAAGCCTAGGAAGCAG GTGGTCTGTCATTGCATCAAAACTACAAGGAAGAACAGACAATGATGTGAAGAACTATTGGAAtacaaaattgaagaagaagttctTTGGAAAACCCATTCATCACAACAGTAACATGGCCACCACAAGCAACAGCACTCAACATATTCAACTTAGTTCATCGTCGGATCATGTCAATAACAGTAGTTACGGGTTCTCGAATCAGAATTACTCTTCAACGTTACCGTTTGTCCAAGTTCATGGCCAAGATGAAGGTATTGTTAAGACAGAACAACCAATTCATCATTTTCCGTTACCAAGACTCATGGAACCATCTGAATTTGATTACAATATTGTTTCATCATCGACAACATCTCATCAACAGGAAGTTTCGGGTTCGGGGGTGGTTCCTTTACTTCCCACATCTTCAACATCATCAATAGGGTTTAGTGACAACTATATGTCATACTCCGGTGGTAATAATAATGATCTTAGTGCCACCACCACTACTGTTGAAAGTTATGATGATGGATTTctaatgggttttggtttaaactATCCTTACTCATCATatgattttcttcaagatttCAGCAATAACTTTCATGAGAAAACTAGTGAAGAAGAAGTAGTCGCTTCAaattctactaatggtagtagAACTTTTTATGCTAGTTTCACTTCTAGTGTTACAAACTAA
- the LOC113319173 gene encoding meiotic nuclear division protein 1 homolog — MSKKRGLSLEEKREKMLEIFYDSQDFYLLKELEKLGPKKGVISQSVKDVIQSLVDDDLALKDKIGSSIYFWSLPSCAGNQLRNVSNKLGSDLKSSKKRLAELIVQRDNLKKGREDSDEREEALAELKTVETKYNELKSEMGQFADNDPATLEAMKNAIEVSHAAANRWTDNIFTIRQWCSKKFPQAKEQLEHLYTEIGITEDFDYLELVNPVIAQI; from the exons ATG TCGAAGAAAAGAGGGTTATCGTTGGAAGAGAAGCGTGAGAAGATGTTAGAAATCTTTTATGATTCCCAGGACTTCTATCTT CTTAAAGAACTTGAGAAATTGGGTCCTAAGAAGGGAGTTATCAGCCAATCTGTTAAAGATGTTATACAAAGTTTAGTTGATGATGACCTTGCGTTGAAGGATAAAATTGGAAGTTCT ATTTACTTTTGGAGTCTTCCAAGCTGTGCTGGAAATCAG CTGAGGAATGTGTCCAACAAATTAGGATCTGATCTAAAAAGCAGCAAAAAACGGCTAGCAGAACTTATTGTACAGAGAGATAATTTAAAGAAGGGAAGAGAAGATTCC GATGAACGAGAGGAGGCCTTGGCTGAGCTGAAAACCGTCGAGACCAAGTATAACGAGCTGAAG AGTGAGATGGGGCAATTTGCAGACAATGATCCGGCGACTCTTGAAGCAATGA AAAATGCAATTGAGGTCTCCCATGCAGCAGCAAACAGATGGACAG ATAACATCTTCACAATTCGTCAGTGGTGTTCCAAAAAATTTCCTCAGGCCAAAGAGCAGCTCGAACACCTTTATACAGAG ATTGGTATAACAGAGGATTTCGATTATTTGGAGCTTGTCAACCCGGTTATTGCTCAGATCTAG